A single window of Eucalyptus grandis isolate ANBG69807.140 chromosome 1, ASM1654582v1, whole genome shotgun sequence DNA harbors:
- the LOC104442831 gene encoding PHD finger protein ING2 isoform X1, with protein sequence MAIARTGVYIDDYFEYASTLPAELQRLLNTIRELDDRSQSMMNQTGQQTKYCVGLSKQSSRRGNYNAYSSNYNNDDDDTEIEKMRKEIEGNQDSALSLSTEKVLLARQAYDLIDSHIKRLDEDLKNFAEDLKQEGKIAPDEPAVLPPLPLIPKSERRKSLYGTPQPQSFKRPDYRGDWDRERDRDFELMPPPGSHRRDFAAPDVDQPIDPDEPTYCVCHQVSFGDMIACDNENCQGGEWFHYSCVGLTPETRFKGKWYCPTCRQLPQ encoded by the exons ATGGCAATCGCGAGAACCGGAGTCTACATCGATGACTACTTCGAAT ATGCGAGCACATTACCGGCTGAGCTCCAGAGGCTTCTCAATACGATCAGAGAACTCGATGATCGATCCCAAT CTATGATGAACCAGACTGGCCAGCAGACCAAGTACTGCGTGGGGTTATCGAAACAGAGCTCTAGGAGAGGGAACTACAATGCTTACAGCAGTAACTAtaacaatgatgatgatgataccgAAATCGAGAAAATGCGGAAAGAGATAGAGGGCAATCAGGACAGTGCGCTGAGTTTGTCTACCGAGAAGGTGTTGCTGGCGAGGCAAGCATATGACCTC ATAGATAGCCACATTAAACGACTTGATGAGGATTTAAAGAACTTCGCAGAAGATCTCAAGCAAG AAGGGAAAATAGCTCCAGATGAGCCAGCAGTTCTTCCTCCATTGCCTTTAATTCCTAAAAGTGAGAGGCGCAAGTCCCTATATGGAACACCTCAACCTCAATCATTCAAGAGGCCTGATTACAGGGGGGACTGGGACCGCGAGCGGGATAGAGATTTTGAACTCATGCCTCCTCCAGGAAGTCATAGAAGGGACTTTGCTGCCCCAGATGTTGATCAACCCATTGATCCAGATGAACCCACCTATTGTGTCTGTCATCAG GTGTCATTTGGAGACATGATCGCCTGTGACAATGAAAAT TGCCAAGGAGGTGAATGGTTCCATTACTCTTGTGTTGGGCTGACACCAGAGACAAGATTCAAGGGGAAGTGGTATTGTCCAACCTGCAGGCAACTTCCACAGTGA
- the LOC104442831 gene encoding PHD finger protein ING2 isoform X2, which produces MMNQTGQQTKYCVGLSKQSSRRGNYNAYSSNYNNDDDDTEIEKMRKEIEGNQDSALSLSTEKVLLARQAYDLIDSHIKRLDEDLKNFAEDLKQEGKIAPDEPAVLPPLPLIPKSERRKSLYGTPQPQSFKRPDYRGDWDRERDRDFELMPPPGSHRRDFAAPDVDQPIDPDEPTYCVCHQVSFGDMIACDNENCQGGEWFHYSCVGLTPETRFKGKWYCPTCRQLPQ; this is translated from the exons ATGATGAACCAGACTGGCCAGCAGACCAAGTACTGCGTGGGGTTATCGAAACAGAGCTCTAGGAGAGGGAACTACAATGCTTACAGCAGTAACTAtaacaatgatgatgatgataccgAAATCGAGAAAATGCGGAAAGAGATAGAGGGCAATCAGGACAGTGCGCTGAGTTTGTCTACCGAGAAGGTGTTGCTGGCGAGGCAAGCATATGACCTC ATAGATAGCCACATTAAACGACTTGATGAGGATTTAAAGAACTTCGCAGAAGATCTCAAGCAAG AAGGGAAAATAGCTCCAGATGAGCCAGCAGTTCTTCCTCCATTGCCTTTAATTCCTAAAAGTGAGAGGCGCAAGTCCCTATATGGAACACCTCAACCTCAATCATTCAAGAGGCCTGATTACAGGGGGGACTGGGACCGCGAGCGGGATAGAGATTTTGAACTCATGCCTCCTCCAGGAAGTCATAGAAGGGACTTTGCTGCCCCAGATGTTGATCAACCCATTGATCCAGATGAACCCACCTATTGTGTCTGTCATCAG GTGTCATTTGGAGACATGATCGCCTGTGACAATGAAAAT TGCCAAGGAGGTGAATGGTTCCATTACTCTTGTGTTGGGCTGACACCAGAGACAAGATTCAAGGGGAAGTGGTATTGTCCAACCTGCAGGCAACTTCCACAGTGA
- the LOC104442846 gene encoding protein SINE1, with protein MGRNLSPALRRELANLDKDADSRKSAMKALKTYVKDLDSKAIPLFLEQVSETKETGSLSGEYTISLYEVLARVHGVNIVPQIDSIMVTIVKTLASSAGSFPLQQACSRVVPAVARYGIDPTTPENKKRHIIHSLCKPLAESLLGSQESLTSGAALCLKALVDADNWRYASDDMVNKVCQNVAVALEEKPTQTNSHMGLVMALAKHNSLIVEAYARLLVRSAMKILQAGLSEANSQKRLSAIQMVNFLMKWLDPRSMFSELQLIIEEMEKCQSDQMAFVRGAAFETLQNARRIATERGLKFEKRSSSVTESIGRRDENQGRNLWGSGGDSSASTPESRMIDFNFEYDSLLESPLSSHVSSDLTYDRQSAHRRLWRYENGGVDISLKDGLFSELSNGNDLSSRSVERTTRQQEYNANEGDDVNDFIGFQPRSPRYGVAQRSPTPSPQRPRSPINVDNIKIFTTPRKLIRSLQDPSDVDSDMTRKSLGRFRSPCSSVDEWSPVRSFDQGGLIDDPHDAREKENSDDGAEQFQGASESVSSADNTAAGQEKSAPSAVAPLDGTDTLTFGTRKAGRRAAFKLICSVLFVLLAMFCSLQFIDDHEYRHLVPT; from the exons ATGGGTAGAAATCTTAGCCCTGCGCTGCGCAGAGAGTTGGCTAACCTGGATAAAGATGCCGACAGCCGTAAATCAGCGATGAAAGCGCTTAAAACATATGTGAAGGACCTGGACTCAAAGGCGATCCCTTTATTTCTGGAGCAAGTTTCTGAAACCAAGGAAACGGGCTCTTTATCTGGAGAATACACAATTTCGCTCTATGAAGTTCTTGCTCGTGTTCATGGCGTCAACATTGTTCCTCAGATAGATAGCATCATGGTGACTATCGTGAAAACTTTGGCTTCAAGTGCAGGGTCTTTCCCTCTCCAACAAGCCTGCTCAAGGGTAGTTCCGGCTGTCGCAAGATATGGGATAGATCCAACCACTCCAGAGAACAAGAAGAGGCATATCATTCACTCCTTGTGTAAGCCTCTTGCTGAGTCTCTTTTGGGTTCTCAAGAAAGCTTAACCTCAGGGGCTGCGCTTTGTTTAAAGGCTCTTGTGGATGCGGATAATTGGAGGTACGCGTCTGATGACATGGTCAACAAGGTTTGTCAAAATGTTGCCGTGGCTTTGGAGGAGAAGCCCACCCAGACCAATTCACACATGGGGTTGGTTATGGCTTTAGCCAAGCACAATTCCTTAATAGTTGAAGCTTATGCAAGGCTCTTGGTGAGATCAGCAATGAAAATCTTGCAAGCTGGATTATCAGAGGCAAATTCTCAGAAACGTTTATCTGCAATTCAAATGGTGAATTTCCTGATGAAGTGGTTGGATCCTAGGAGTATGTTTTCAGAGCTGCAGTTGATAATTGAGGAGATGGAGAAGTGCCAGTCTGATCAGATGGCTTTTGTGAGGGGAGCAGCTTTTGAAACTCTACAAAATGCTAGGAGAATCGCCACAGAGAGAGGGCTGAAATTTGAGAAACGTTCGAGTTCAGTGACTGAGTCCATTGGCAGGAGAGATGAAAATCAGGGGAGAAACTTATGGGGTTCAGGAGGTGATTCATCTGCTTCCACCCCAGAATCTCGGatgattgattttaatttcgaatatgATTCTCTGCTTGAGTCACCTCTCTCTTCCCATGTCTCGTCTGATTTGACTTATGATAGGCAGAGTGCCCATCGGAGACTATGGAGATATGAAAATGGAGGGGTGGATATCTCTCTCAAGGACGGCTTGTTCTCAGAGTTGTCTAACGGAAATGACCTTTCCAGTAGAAGTGTCGAGCGAACTACTAGGCAACAGGAGTACAATGCCAATGAAGGAGATGATGTAAATGATTTCATAGGATTCCAGCCAAGAAGTCCAAGATATGGAGTAGCACAACGAAGCCCCACTCCTAGTCCCCAG AGGCCTCGATCCCCCATCAATGTTGACAATATCAAAATCTTCACTACCCCAAGGAAGCTCATCCGCTCTCTTCAGGATCCGAGTGATGTGGACTCTGACATGACACGGAAAAGCCTCGGAAGGTTTAGAAGTCCATGTTCAAGTGTAGATGAGTGGAGTCCTGTGAGAAGCTTTGACCAGGGTGGCTTGATAGATGATCCCCATGATGCCAGAGAGAAGGAAAATTCCGATGATGGTGCCGAGCAGTTTCAGGGAGCATCTGAATCTGTGTCATCAGCGGATAACACTGCTGCAGGTCAAGAAAAGTCAGCACCAAGTGCAGTGGCGCCGCTAGATGGAACCGATACTCTGACCTTCGGCACCAGAAAGGCTGGAAGAAGAGCGGCCTTCAAACTGATCTGCAGCGTACTCTTTGTTTTACTCGCGATGTTCTGTTCTTTACAGTTTATTGATGATCATGAATATCGTCATCTTGTTCCGACTTAG
- the LOC104442858 gene encoding T-complex protein 1 subunit theta, protein MQPYGIQAMLKEGHKHLSGLDEAVVKNIDACKQLSAITRTSLGPNGMNKMVINHLDKLFVTNDASTIVNELEVQHPAAKILVLAAKAQQEEIGDGANLTISFAGELLQNAEELIRMGLHPSEIISGYSKAINKTIEILGELVEPGSETMDVRDKEQVVSRMRAAIASKQFGQEERLCSLVADACYHVCPKNPANFNVDNVRVAKLLGGGLHDSTVLQGMVLKGDTLGSIKRMEKAKVAVFAGGVDTSATDTKGTVLIHSAEQLENYAKSEEAKVEELIKSVADSGAKVIVSGAAVGEMALHFCERYKLMVLKISSKFELRRFCRTTGSVAILKLSQPNPADLGYVDLVSVMEIGGVRVIVVQNEEGGSSVSTVVLRASTDSILDDLERAVDDGVNTYKAMCKDSRIVPGASATEIELARRVKEFSFKETGLDQYAIAKFAESFEMIPRTLAENAGLNAMEIISSLYAEHANGNAKVGIDLVEGVCKDASVINVWDLYITKFFALKYAADAACTVLRVDQIIMAKPAGGPRREQPAGMDED, encoded by the exons ATGCAACCGTACGGGATACAGGCGATGCTCAAGGAGGGGCACAAGCACCTCTCCGGCCTCGACGAGGCCGTCGTCAAGAACATCGACGCCTGCAAGCAGCTCTCCGCCATCACCCGCACCTCCCTCGGCCCCAACG GCATGAATAAGATGGTCATCAATCACCTCGACAAGCTCTTTGTCACCAACGACGCCTCCACGATCGTGAATGAGCTTGAGGTCCAGCATCCTGCGGCGAAGATATTGGTTTTGGCCGCCAAGGCTCAACAGGAGGAGATCGGGGACGGCGCCAACTTGACGATCTCTTTTGCAGGAGAGCTCCTCCAGAATGCGGAGGAGCTTATTAGGATGGGCTTGCATCCGAGCGAAATTATTAGTGGTTATTCTAAGGCCATCAACAAG ACGATAGAGATACTGGGCGAACTGGTGGAGCCTGGTTCTGAGACTATGGATGTGCGAGATAAGGAGCAAGTTGTTTCTCGAATGAGAGCTGCAATTGCTAGCAAGCAATTTGGACAAGAAGAAAGATTATGCTCGCTTGTTGCTGAT GCTTGCTATCATGTGTGCCCCAAGAATCCAGCTAACTTCAATGTGGATAATGTCCGAGTTGCCAAGCTTTTGGGTGGTGGTCTGCATGACAGTACAGTTTTGCAAGGTATGGTCTTGAAAGGCGATACTCTTGGGAGTATAAAGAGAATGGAGAAGGCAAAG GTAGCAGTATTTGCCGGTGGTGTTGATACATCTGCTACTGATACGAAGGGAACTGTCCTTATACATAGTGCAGAGCAG CTTGAGAATTATGCGAAATCTGAAGAAGCTAAAGTGGAGGAGCTGATAAAATCAGTTGCCGATTCTGGGGCAAAAGTTATCGTTAGTGGTGCTGCAGTTGGAGAGATGGCGTTGCATTTTTGTGAGCGTTATAA GCttatggtcttgaaaatcagtTCAAAGTTTGAACTACGGAGATTTTGTCGCACAACTGGTTCTGTTGCTATT TTGAAGCTGAGCCAACCCAATCCTGCTGACTTGGGATACGTAGATTTGGTCTCTGTTATGGAAATTGGTGGTGTGAGG GTAATTGTAGTGCAAAATGAAGAAGGTGGAAGCTCTGTCTCAACTGTTGTTCTGCGGGCAAGTACCGATAGCATATTAGATGACCTTGAAAGAGCCGTTGATGACGGAGTAAATACGTACAAG GCTATGTGTAAGGATAGTCGCATAGTACCTGGTGCTTCTGCTACAGAGATTGAGCTGGCTAGAAGAGTGaaggaattttcttttaaagagaCCGG GTTGGATCAGTATGCTATTGCAAAATTTGCTGAGAGCTTTGAGATGATACCTAGGACACTAGCAGAGAATGCTGGGCTCAATGCTATGGAGATCATATCTTCTCTGTATGCTGAACATGCTAATGGAAATGCCAAAGTGGGTATTGACTTGGTGGAAGGTGTCTGCAAGGATGCCTCAGTTATTAATGTCTGGGACCTTTATATCACAAA GTTTTTTGCTCTCAAGTATGCTGCTGACGCTGCTTGCACTGTACTTCGGGTTGATCAG ATCATAATGGCAAAACCTGCTGGTGGCCCAAGGAGAGAACAGCCAGCTGGAATGGACGAAGACTAG
- the LOC104442866 gene encoding LOW QUALITY PROTEIN: ADP-glucose phosphorylase (The sequence of the model RefSeq protein was modified relative to this genomic sequence to represent the inferred CDS: inserted 4 bases in 2 codons) yields MASQNRLSQLRKDAITGRWVIFSPARAKRPSDFKSKAPATASDHRGRCPFCSGNEHMCASQIFRVPPDPSFNLKIRVIENLYLALDRKLKDADFDFDFGGGGGCGGDANVLRGFGFHDVVIETPDHSVHLRDLSPREVGDVILAYKKRIEQLLTFDSIKYVFKNHRAVARASLSHSHSQIIALPIVPSNVSARIECQREHVDQIGNCXVCEVPSNKLLIDESAHFVSFVPFAASSPFEIWIVPRDHSLHFHKLDDNKAADLRGLLKLMLRKIFIQLNNPPFNFMIQTSPVHTXSMSELGSTHWYLQIVPQLTVAFSLFVYLYTFNSIGLV; encoded by the exons ATGGCTTCGCAAAATCGACTCTCACAACTGAGGAAGGATGCAATCACGGGGCGGTGGGTGATTTTTTCGCCGGCAAGGGCCAAACGGCCCTCCGATTTCAAGTCCAAAGCCCCGGCCACCGCCTCTGACCATCGTGGGCGGTGCCCCTTCTGCTCCGGCAACGAGCACATGTGCGCCTCGCAGATCTTCCGGGTCCCGCCCGACCCAAGCTTCAACTTGAAGATCCGGGTCATCGAGAACCTCTACCTCGCCCTCGACAGGAAGCTCAAAGATGCCGACTTCGACTTCGacttcggcggcggcggcggctgcggcggcgacGCCAACGTGTTGCGCGGGTTCGGGTTTCACGACGTGGTGATCGAGACCCCCGACCATTCGGTGCACCTCCGCGATTTGTCGCCGAGGGAGGTCGGCGACGTGATTCTCGCGTACAAGAAGCGGATCGAGCAGCTATTGACCTTCGATTCGATCAAATAC GTTTTCAAGAACCACCGGGCGGTCGCCAGGGCATCTCTAAGTCATTCTCATAGCCAGATAATAGCTCTTCCCATTGTCCCTTCCAATGTTTCGGCTCGGATCGAGTGCCAGAGGGAGCATGTCGATCAGATAGGGAATTG TGTCTGTGAAGTTCCATCAAATAAACTTTTGATTGATGAGTCGGCTCATTTCGTTTCATTTGTTCCGTTTGCAGCCTCATCCCCTTTTGAGATATGGATTGTGCCGAGGGATCACTCTCTTCATTTCCACAAATTAGATGATAACAAG gcTGCTGATCTTAGAGGCCTGTTGAAACTGATGCTTAGGAAGATATTTATACAGTTGAACAATCCGCCGTTCAATTTCATGATCCAGACTTCTCCGGTCCACAC TTCCATGTCCGAACTGGGTTCTACTCACTGGTATTTGCAAATAGTACCACAGCTAACTGTTGCATTCAGTCTGTTTGTATACTTGTATACCTTTAATTCAATTGGTTTAGTTTAG